One genomic window of Cannabis sativa cultivar Pink pepper isolate KNU-18-1 chromosome 2, ASM2916894v1, whole genome shotgun sequence includes the following:
- the LOC133035015 gene encoding ubiquitin-activating enzyme E1 1-like, translating to MLPRKRAGEGVVVEVEETAINNSTDTSFVKKHRIGDVSAAESTVNNSNSSLGNNNLNSGNTVAKEEHQFSLNMSPGDPADIDEDLHSRQLAVYGRDTMRRLFASNVLISGLQGLGAEIAKNLILAGVKSVTLHDEGNVELWDLSSNFIFSENDVGKNRALASVQKLQELNNAVAVQTLTTTLTKEQLSNFQAVVFTDIGLEKAIEFNDYCHNHQPPIAFIKSEVRGLFGSIFCDFGPEFTVFDVDGEEPHSGIIASISNDNPALVSCVDDERLEFQDGDYVIFSEVRGMTQLNDGKPRKIKSSRAYSFVLEEDTSNFGAYERGGIVTQVKQPKKLKFKPLREALSDPGDFLLSDFSKFDRPPLLHLAFQALDKFVSDLGRFPVAGSEEDAQKLVSIAGNINESLGDSKLEDINPKILRHFAFGARAVLNPMAAMFGGIVGQEVVKACSGKFHPLYQFFYFDSVESLPTEPLDSSDFKPLNSRYDAQISVFGSKLQKKMEDAIVFIVGSGALGCEFLKNVALMGVSCGNQGKLTITDDDVIEKSNLSRQFLFRDWNIGQAKSTVAASAATSINPRLNIEALQNRVGSETENVFNDTFWENVNVVINALDNVNARLYVDQRCLYFQKPLLESGTLGAKCNTQMVITHLTENYGASRDPPEKQAPMCTVHSFPHNIDHCLTWARSEFEGLVEKTPAEVNAYLSNPSEYATAMRNAGDAQARDTLDRVLECLDKEKCENFQDCITWARLKFEDYFSNRVKQLIFTFPENAATSTGAPFWSAPKRFPQPLQFSASDPGHLHYVMAASILRAETFGIPIPDWASNPNKLAEAVDRVIVPEFQPREGVKIETDEKATNINSAASVDDTLVINDLISRLEHCRANLAPGYKMKPIQFEKDDDTNYHMDLIAGLANMRARNYSIPEVDKLKAKFIAGRIIPAIATSTAMATGLVCLELYKVLDGSHKLEDYRNTFANLALPLFSMAEPVPPKVIKHRDMKWTVWDRWIVNDNPTLRELLDWLKNKGLNAYSISCGSCLLYNSMFPRHKDRMDRKMVDLAREVAKVDLPSYRRHLDVVVACEDDEDNDIDIPLVSIYFR from the exons ATGCTTCCAAGAAAGAGAGCTGGTGAAGGAGTGGTTGTAGAAGTAGAAGAGACTGCCATTAACAACAGTACTGACACCTCTTTTGTTAAAAAGCATCGGATCGGTGACGTCTCCGCCGCCGAATCAACGGTGAACAACAGCAACAGCAGCCTCGGAAATAATAACTTAAATAGTGGTAATACTGTAGCTAAGGAGGAACACCAATTCTCGCTCAACATGTCCCCAGGTGATCCCGCCGATATCGATGAGGATCTGCACAGCCGGCAGTTGGCCGTCTACGGCCGTGACACGATGCGGAGGCTCTTCGCGTCGAACGTTCTTATCTCTGGGTTGCAGGGTCTCGGTGCTGAGATTG CGAAGAACCTCATTCTTGCTGGTGTTAAGTCTGTGACTTTGCACGATGAAGGGAATGTGGAGCTTTGGGATTTGTCcagtaattttattttctctgaGAATGATGTTGGAAAGAACAGAGCGCTTGCTTCTGTTCAAAAGTTGCAAGAGCTCAACAATGCTGTTGCTGTGCAAACTTTGACAACAACTTTGACCAAGGAACAACTTTCTAATTTTCAG GCTGTTGTCTTCACTGACATTGGTCTTGAAAAAGCTATTGAATTCAATGATTACTGTCATAATCATCAACCTCCTATTGCCTTCATTAAATCTGAAGTCAGGGGTCTTTTTGGCTCTATCTTTTGTGATTTTGGACCTGAGTTTACTGTTTTTGATGTTGATGGAGAAGAGCCCCACAGTGGTATTATTGCATCCATTAGCAATGACAACCCTGCTCTTGTATCATGTGTCGATGATGAAAGACTCGAGTTTCAAGATGGGGATTACGTTATATTCTCAGAAGTTCGGGGGATGACTCAATTGAATGATGGAAAACCAAGAAAGATTAAGAGTTCAAGGGCTTATTCGTTCGTCCTTGAGGAGGATACCTCAAATTTTGGTGCCTATGAGAGAGGTGGTATTGTTACACAGGTGAAACAGCCCAAAAAGTTGAAGTTTAAGCCATTGAGGGAAGCACTTAGTGATCCTGGTGATTTTCTTTTGAGTGATTTCTCCAAATTTGATCGACCACCCCTTCTACACTTGGCGTTCCAAGCTCTAGATAAGTTCGTATCTGATTTGGGTCGTTTCCCTGTTGCGGGCTCAGAGGAGGATGCTCAGAAGCTTGTATCAATTGCTGGTAACATCAATGAAAGTTTGGGAGATAGTAAATTAGAAGACATAAATCCAAAAATTCTACGGCACTTTGCCTTTGGTGCAAGGGCAGTACTGAACCCTATGGCTGCCATGTTTGGTGGTATTGTTGGACAAGAAGTGGTAAAAGCTtgctctggaaagtttcatCCACTCTACCAG TTCTTCTACTTTGACTCGGTGGAGTCACTTCCAACAGAGCCGCTAGACTCCAGTGATTTTAAACCGTTAAATAGTCGCTATGATGCACAGATTTCAGTTTTTGGGTCTAAGCTCCAGAAGAAAATGGAGGATGCTATTGTGTTCATTGTTGGATCTGGTGCACTGGGTTGTGAGTTCTTAAAAAATGTTGCGTTGATGGGGGTTTCATGTGGGAACCAAGGTAAGCTGACAATAACAGATGATGATGTAATTGAGAAGAGTAACCTTAGCCGGCAATTCCTTTTTCGTGATTGGAATATTGGGCAGGCCAAGTCCACAGTTGCTGCTTCTGCGGCTACTTCAATCAATCCTCGTCTCAATATTGAAGCCTTGCAGAATCGAGTGGGCTCTGAAACTGAAAATGTTTTCAATGACACCTTCTGGGAGAATGTGAATGTTGTAATCAATGCGCTAGACAATGTCAATGCTCGTCTTTATGTGGATCAGAGGTGCTTATATTTCCAAAAGCCACTTCTTGAGTCTGGAACTCTTGGTGCCAAATGCAACACCCAGATGGTCATTACTCACTTAACAGAGAATTATGGTGCCTCAAGGGATCCACCAGAGAAGCAAGCACCAATGTGCACCGTGCACTCCTTCCCTCACAACATTGACCACTGCTTGACATGGGCCCGATCTGAATTTGAGGGTTTGGTTGAGAAGACCCCTGCTGAAGTAAATGCGTATCTGTCCAACCCAAGTGAATATGCAACTGCAATGAGGAATGCTGGTGATGCCCAGGCCAGGGATACATTAGATCGTGTTCTTGAGTGTCTTGACAAAGAGAAATGCGAGAATTTCCAAGATTGCATTACCTGGGCTCGTCTAAA GTTTGAAGATTACTTCTCCAACCGTGTGAAGCagttgatttttacttttcctgAAAATGCTGCAACTAGTACTGGGGCTCCATTTTGGTCAGCTCCTAAGCGGTTCCCTCAGCCACTGCAGTTCTCAGCCTCTGATCCTGGTCACCTCCATTATGTTATGGCAGCATCAATATTACGAGCAGAGACATTTGGCATTCCAATTCCTGATTGGGCTAGCAACCCTAATAAATTGGCTGAAGCTGTTGATAGAGTGATAGTTCCTGAGTTTCAGCCAAGGGAAGGTGTCAAAATTGAGACTGATGAGAAGGCTACCAatattaattctgctgcatctgTAGATGATACTCTGGTAATTAATGATTTGATTTCAAGGTTGGAACATTGCCGAGCCAACTTGGCACCCGGGTATAAAATGAAACCAATTCAGTTTGAGAAG GATGATGATACTAACTACCACATGGATCTGATAGCTGGTCTTGCCAACATGAGGGCCAGAAATTACAGCATTCCTGAGGTTGACAAGCTGAAGGCGAAATTTATAGCTGGAAGAATTATTCCTGCAATTGCAACCTCGACTGCCATGGCAACAGGCCTCGTATGCTTGGAGCTTTACAAGGTTTTGGATGGAAGCCACAAACTAGAGGACTACCGAAACACATTTGCAAATTTGGCACTACCATTGTTCTCTATGGCCGAACCAGTTCCTCCGAAGGTGATTAAGCACCGTGACATGAAGTGGACTGTTTGGGATAGGTGGATTGTAAATGACAATCCAACACTAAGGGAACTTCTTGATTGGTTGAAGAACAAAGGCCTAAATGCTTACAGCATTTCCTGTGGAAGTTGCCTGCTTTATAATAGTATGTTCCCGCGTCACAAGGACCGCATGGACAGGAAGATGGTGGATCTTGCAAGGGAAGTGGCTAAAGTTGATCTACCTTCGTACCGTCGGCATTTAGATGTGGTTGTGGCGTGTGAGGATGACGAAGACAACGATATCGACATACCATTGGTATCGATTTACTTCCGTTGA